Proteins from a genomic interval of Schistocerca cancellata isolate TAMUIC-IGC-003103 chromosome 8, iqSchCanc2.1, whole genome shotgun sequence:
- the LOC126095137 gene encoding uncharacterized protein LOC126095137, whose translation MENIPWTEPVTSSKFEDLLGLNKGSVESISIKNMTKPGQNFGSSLLSIELALRDGQTLYLVGKFMPRTEAQKAAFDSAKTFVKEIHAYRSINVELIKLQRERGVPEEEICDPMPRYYGSRVNIAGDESTGADDNAVLLLQNLTRSGYQMGDQKKGLDLSHARLLVRKVAQFQASAVALRLLKPQVFSSLIDGKCTFAGMGAEGHRQFSNSFMEHFKSFPEVAPYYDRLRATNDRMCDISLEKLWAEVVEPYASLSHNDLWVNNMMFLNDVSGNPTSVKFFDFQTLTYSSPVRDLIFFLYTSIRHDLVRNSVDELTALYYESFVAWLKKMGCSTDAFTETAFRQEIDRVAPSEVMHILLLLNVLCADEHEKFTPSDEPDSSPSFSSSEMYRTKALITLQDFDARGWL comes from the coding sequence ATGGAGAATATACCGTGGACTGAGCCTGTGACATCTTCGAAATTTGAAGATCTCCTTGGGCTAAACAAGGGCTCAGTGGAAAGTATATCTATAAAGAATATGACGAAGCCCGGTCAGAATTTCGGCAGCAGCTTACTGAGTATTGAGCTAGCTTTGCGAGATGGTCAAACGCTGTACCTGGTTGGCAAATTCATGCCTAGAACAGAAGCGCAAAAAGCAGCTTTCGATTCGGCGAAGACATTCGTGAAAGAAATACACGCGTACCGCTCCATAAACGTCGAACTGATTAAACTGCAGCGTGAGAGGGGCGTTCCGGAAGAGGAGATATGCGACCCTATGCCGCGGTACTACGGGTCGCGGGTGAACATCGCCGGCGACGAGTCGACGGGGGCGGACGACAACGCCGTGCTGCTGCTGCAGAACCTGACGCGCAGCGGCTACCAGATGGGAGACCAGAAGAAGGGGCTGGACTTGTCGCACGCGAGGCTGCTCGTCCGGAAGGTCGCGCAGTTCCAAGCGTCGGCAGTCGCTCTCAGACTCCTCAAACCGCAAGTGTTCAGCAGCCTTATTGACGGCAAGTGTACTTTCGCTGGTATGGGAGCCGAAGGGCACCGGCAGTTTTCCAACAGCTTCATGGAACATTTTAAATCTTTTCCGGAGGTCGCACCGTATTACGACAGACTTAGGGCTACCAACGATCGGATGTGTGATATCTCTCTGGAGAAGCTCTGGGCGGAAGTTGTCGAACCGTACGCTTCGCTGTCGCATAACGATCTGTGGGTCAACAACATGATGTTCCTGAACGACGTCAGTGGCAATCCGACGAGTGTGAAGTTCTTCGACTTCCAGACGCTCACCTACTCGTCGCCTGTCAGAGACCTCATATTTTTCCTGTACACCAGCATACGACACGATCTGGTTAGAAACAGTGTCGATGAACTAACAGCATTATATTACGAGAGTTTCGTAGCCTGGCTGAAGAAAATGGGTTGTAGCACAGACGCGTTTACGGAGACAGCATTCAGACAAGAGATCGACAGGGTCGCCCCGTCGGAGGTGATGCACATACTGCTGTTGCTGAACGTATTGTGCGCAGACGAACACGAGAAATTTACGCCCTCTGATGAGCCGGATTCAAGTCCGTCATTTTCTTCGAGCGAAATGTATCGAACGAAAGCATTAATCACGCTTCAAGATTTTGATGCAAGGGGCTGGTTGTAA